The Vitis vinifera cultivar Pinot Noir 40024 chromosome 7, ASM3070453v1 genomic interval CTTTATAAAGTATCATCTACTTACATATAAtgcaaaagttttaaaaatatcatccTTGTTTTCAATTCATACCTGAAAACGCTTTAAATTTGTCCTAAACAACCTATTTTTAAACACATTCCAAAGTTTGCAAGGTGGgaaactgttttctgttttaaagaaaaaaaaaaaaaacaaccaaaaatggTTTTGAGGAGGAATTTCCAAAGAGACATAGGCCTATTTGTtaacttttctaaaaaatagaaaacaaaaatagctttctatttttgagaagaaaaaataggaaatttgataattaaaaaagtagaaagtagttttctattcttaaaaaaaagaagatgttttttagaatatcttttaattgttcaAGATGCTTTtacttgtttaaaaataaagtattttatgtaaaagttatttttaaaaaaatattatatatatatatatatatatatatatatatatatatatatatatatatatatatatatatatatatataaataaatagattgagaacatttcaagtttcaaacaaacttttgttctacaaaacatcgtaaaacaatttttaataacagttaaaaaaaacatatattttttagaatcgttttaaaaaacacttcctaaataGAACTATAATTTCTCcattatttttcaattcaagCTCAAAAACATATATCTACATCCCTTAAAGAAAAAAGGAGTTTCTCCAATGCTCTAAGTAGAACTTCATAAGAAAGTCCCCATTAAGTCATTTCTTTAAGTCCCTGTTAAGTCATTTGTGAAGAAATGGATGATCACAAGGAATCATGATGTGTTGGAATTATTGTGACCTTCATGACCAGATAAAGTTAATCCCCACTCTTCTAAAAGTTCATGAGTCATGAACCTAATGTATTTACATTTTCATATTATATCTAATGTATGtgggaaaaataaatataaatagtatATGGAAAAATACAAGGAATCATGACCAAAGTCTGAACCTACCAAGTTGTGTACAAGGTACAATGACTAAAATCATGTACCTATATTAAAGTTTTCATATACCATGAATACCATATGAAATTTAAGGAAGTGTTCACTTGTGACTCTTGATGGAAGGTCACTTGACATGATATAAAAGGGTTCTTGGTCCCTCTCTCCACTCATCCTAAGTTTATGAGGTTTCCCATCATTTTTGTACAAACATCAAGTGTGAGAGAGTAAGGAGAGGGAATGTACCAGGTGTCAATACTGATATAAGGTGACAAGGTGTTGCCAAAGTGACTCGACATTGTATACAATCTACATAAGGTGATCTTTATCACAATGCCACAAGGTGAGTTTTATAGATTCATTTTGGTTCATTAAACTATAACTCATGAGGTCTTATTCCTTGATTTTCTAACATCATGATCAGCATAGCTACCATCTTGAAGTTAAAACAAGACAATCTATTGATGAATGCCCAACAACAACATAGTTTAACTAGTTACACTTGTAGCAAGTACAGTAAAGAACATTTTGATCTGTGAAAGTGAAGAAGCTTTAACATAACGAACCAGATAACAGGGAGCAAAGTTACAGGATGACCTGTGGAACAACAAACTTGATCACCCAATGAATAATATCAACAGGGATAACCGGAAAATCCTGGTGTCTCTTTATTCATCTCCATTCTCTGATTTTTTCCGTTTTTTATTGCTACCACTAGTAGAAACCTTTCTTTCAATATGAGCAGGAATTGTATCAGCCATAATCTTTGGAACCATAAAATTGAAGTCTGAAGGGGATAAATCTTTGCAGTCTGGGTTTGAACTAAGATATGCAGCTATCTCAGAAAGGGCCCTCACTTTCTTCCCAGTGGGTGTGATGTAGTAGGCATCCATTTTGGAGAAATCTTTTCTAAGCACCAAGTCTCTCTGGAAACCTTTTGGGGTCTTTGGAACGTTTGGCTTGTCTGCAGCCCAGGTTCGAGTAGCATCATACTCGATATCAGTGGGGTCTTCACAAGAGACATCAGCTTTCTTGCTGCAAACAAATGGTTCCTCTATGAATCTACTTCTGATCTCCTCATACTCTTCCTCTGTATCAATCAACCTCCATTTCAAGCATGCTTCACACTGTACAGCATATGCACCGATCGAGCTCCGGACTAATGCTGATTTCTGCCATGGGAAATCAATGATCGCTTCAGGATACAGGCATGTTTGGTATGTGggaataggaatgaaaatggaATGGGAACGGAGATGAATTAGAATACCATGTAGAAAACAGCAATTAAAATCCTAGTAATTTGATTTCCATAACAtcgaattttttatttctattcctGTTCTAAAAAGCAATCCAACTACAGTAATGAATAGGATGGAATCGATCCGTTCCTATCCTCTAATCCAGTGTTCCAAATATAACCTAATCTCTTGGAAGGCAGCTAGATTCCTTTAGAAATTTCTATCATGaaacaaattttctattttggtgTTTCTTAACCAGTTTtgatggaaaaggaaaacagAAACAATCTGATCACTTGCCCTTTAAAGAACTTGTTCGAAACACGGTTAGGAAATACCGTTCTTATGAGTTTTCTCGGAatttaaggaaagaaaacagatgaaatttttttgaattaaaccATCCCAGATACTTCTGAGTACTGTTATGAGATGGAAGAATAGTATACACTGAGTCATTGCAATGAGTAATTTACTGATGCCAACAAGCAAAACAAAACACACAACGATTGAAGAACAATCTACTGATACCAAGCGATGAgtaaaacacaaaaaagaaGAATCAGAAGCTGGATTGCAGAAAAAACTAAGTCATCTAAAGATGAAGAACAATGAACCCATGTGATATCACCAGACCAGAGCATGATATATCAAACAATTCATAACACAAAACTCTACTCAACCCAATTTCCCTTCTGCACCAAATGCCATACTTCCCCTATAAGAAATCCCAGGCTCAAAATTCCCGTTTCTTTGCTTTTTCCGATTTTCCCACGTTTTCTCGGCATCCAAACagataacatatatatatatatacaaaaaaaaaagattaaaaaaaaaaaataacgaAGAAAATCCTATTGCTCACAAAAACCTCAGGAAAAAAGAACGTGAATCCAAGCTCCCTCCGATTACCATGAGATCTTGGATCAGACCGCTAGATTACTCCACATTTAGTCTGTAATCGATAATCGATATGATTTAAGATTAAGACAGGGAGTCATGAACTGtacccttttttttccctttgttttcTCCATTGGCTGCATCCTCGCGCCGTGAAGATCCTCTCTAGACCACTCTATTATCTCTTTGCTGAGTGCTGACTCCATTGCGATTCACAGTTTATTTGACTCATTTAATATATAAGGGTTGGGATGCTTTGGCTGGgtaacataataaaaatatgagatattattttattatatctcattaaatagtatatgatataattaatgTTATGTTTAGTTAATACGATAACATAAACTAAGATATGTATATAAGATATCACATCTCAGGATATGTATATCCTAATATACGCATATcctaatatatgatattttaatgtaattcaggatattatatttatatttaatttatgaaataaataaaaaataatataaaatatatatattttcgatgtttaaaataaaaattatatcacaaatattttttattaaaaaaataaaaattttattatgtttaataatattcataattaagatatttaaaatttacaaaaataatttatatatcatatattaatattattttatatatatatattagtttttttttatcatacattttatttataataaaaaaaatattttgtaaaatgagtatattaaaaaataaaaaaattaatacatgaaatatgtatattatatatGTCACAAGATTCACATATCCAatgtaaaaaacataaaaataaaaatgtggataatatatttcatcacttattttatttcatgtttagTTGAACATAGAATACGATAAATAATtggataataacaaaaaatgaaataaaatatagtatttCATGTCTTATCTTATCCCATGTTATATTCGTCCTAAACacatttttctatcaaaatacCTTTAGACTATATTTGGTTGATGAGATAAAATAGAATATGATATGTATATTCTAATATATCATATCCCAAATATGATATGATTgtcaatgagatatgatatcattaaatatatatatcccatgaacataatattttaaggtAGTATATTAATAAGACatgttatatcatatttatatttattttgtgaaattagtataaaataatataaaatatgtattatttttaatatttaaaataaaaattaaatcacattcaaatattttctatttaaaaaaatgaaaattttattatgttatacaatattcatgattaaaatattcaaactttacaaataatttttttatattatgttacttaatatataaaaataatttatatattatatattaatattattttatagatattttttaatcataaaactaatttataatataaaaaaatattttgtaaaattagtatattaaaaaacaaaaatttgataaaaagaaaatgaatttttgatacATGGGATATGTATATCTCATATTTTAAAGTCTAGACATCCCTAAAGGTGTCTAACGATATAGTTCAagccaattttttttcatttatcttctacattttcaaaaattttcacttCTAAATTATTCTTAGCTGTTTTTTCAccatttatataataattttcgtcaaaatttacataaattatAAGTCTAACAATATATCCATGTGATATAAATGTAATATTAGTGTGTGGATTAAAAGGATGTATAAAAAATGGTTATAATTGGCTTTGAacttatttcaaataatttttttttgaataatctttagaaaaaaaaaatctacgggttttttatagagaaaaaatcacttttttttatcatataaaacattacaattttttttttttcagtttgtAGTGATTATTACTAACAAGACGGGCCTGGGCCTGAATTTATGTGGCCTGGGGTTGTAAATAGGCCCAAAACGAGGACCATCGAGTAAAAAAAACCATGCTTCACGCTTCGGACTCATTCCCAGGGTTTCTTCCACTCGCCTTctcaaaattgaaatttcagtCTCATGGTCTGCTTTTAGGGCATGAGTCTGGATCAAAAGTCGATCGTCGCCTTCAAGTTCCTGAAGCCCCATGACTGCAAATTAGACGTGAACAGCTCTCATAATTATCAAAAACCTCTCACAAATCATctaaaaaacaacaaccaaaaaaaaaaaaaaacgaaaaaggaaaagaaagttgTAACACAGCAAAATTGGGCCCAAGTTTCAGCCCATATTTTTACATATTCGGCCCATCCCCAAGCCCATTAGTTAAAGCTCGTCATCGTAGAGATTGTGATTAGGGTTTCGCAGAACCCCGCGGTCTATAAATAACGCCATCGACACCCCATTGCTCACCAAACGACGCCGCTCTCCTCCAGTGTGTTGATATACTGGAGTCTGTGTTAGGTTTAGGGTTTCCGTGTTTGTTgcctttttgtttcttgttttttctaCTGCTTATGCGTCGATTAACTGATTACCAGCGCTCTATCATGTCTCATGGCCGCTGCGTATGAGCCGACGCAATAGTTGCTCCGGTTCTGCAACACCATCTTCAATGTGTGATGTGCTGAATCGCAGCTTTTTGTTGTCAGATCTGGATAAATTCCCctatttccttattttttctttttattttctctttttaaaatttttcattcaaatcaAAGGGATGAAGATGGATGTGATG includes:
- the LOC100245968 gene encoding methyl-CpG-binding domain-containing protein 4 isoform X2 → MKSALVRSSIGAYAVQCEACLKWRLIDTEEEYEEIRSRFIEEPFVCSKKADVSCEDPTDIEYDATRTWAADKPNVPKTPKGFQRDLVLRKDFSKMDAYYITPTGKKVRALSEIAAYLSSNPDCKDLSPSDFNFMVPKIMADTIPAHIERKVSTSGSNKKRKKSENGDE
- the LOC100245968 gene encoding methyl-CpG-binding domain-containing protein 4 isoform X1; the protein is MESALSKEIIEWSREDLHGARMQPMEKTKGKKRKSALVRSSIGAYAVQCEACLKWRLIDTEEEYEEIRSRFIEEPFVCSKKADVSCEDPTDIEYDATRTWAADKPNVPKTPKGFQRDLVLRKDFSKMDAYYITPTGKKVRALSEIAAYLSSNPDCKDLSPSDFNFMVPKIMADTIPAHIERKVSTSGSNKKRKKSENGDE